In Shouchella patagoniensis, the following are encoded in one genomic region:
- the pyrH gene encoding UMP kinase, whose translation MSKYNRVVLKLSGEALAGDQGYGIDPAVIQSIAGQIKEIIELEVEVAVVVGAGNIWRGMAGSAQGMDRATADYMGMLATVMNSLALQDSLEANGVESRVQTSIEMRQVAEPYIRRKAIRHLEKKRVVIFAAGTGNPYFSTDTTSALRAAEIEAEVILMAKNNVDGVYNADPRVDPQAKKYDTITYMDVLKDGLQVMDSTASSLCMDNDIPLVVFSIMEEGNIKRAVLGEKIGTVVRGK comes from the coding sequence ATGAGCAAATACAATCGTGTCGTTTTAAAGCTTAGTGGTGAAGCGTTAGCTGGAGATCAAGGATATGGTATTGATCCAGCTGTAATTCAATCCATTGCTGGACAGATAAAAGAAATAATTGAATTAGAAGTAGAAGTGGCTGTTGTTGTTGGCGCGGGAAACATTTGGCGTGGAATGGCAGGGAGTGCACAAGGTATGGACCGGGCAACTGCTGATTATATGGGTATGCTTGCGACAGTTATGAACTCACTTGCGCTTCAAGATAGTTTGGAAGCAAATGGAGTTGAATCCAGGGTGCAAACATCAATTGAAATGCGTCAAGTGGCCGAACCTTACATACGTCGAAAAGCAATCCGCCATTTGGAGAAGAAACGCGTTGTTATTTTTGCTGCCGGAACGGGTAATCCATATTTTTCCACAGATACAACCTCTGCTTTACGTGCTGCGGAAATTGAAGCAGAAGTTATTTTAATGGCAAAGAATAATGTTGATGGCGTTTACAATGCAGATCCTCGAGTAGATCCTCAAGCAAAAAAATACGACACGATTACGTATATGGACGTTTTGAAAGATGGACTTCAAGTAATGGATTCAACAGCTTCATCCTTATGTATGGACAACGACATTCCACTTGTCGTATTCTCAATTATGGAAGAAGGAAATATTAAACGTGCTGTTCTTGGCGAAAAAATCGGAACTGTTGTAAGGGGGAAATAA
- the tsf gene encoding translation elongation factor Ts, whose protein sequence is MAVTASMVKELREKTGAGMMDCKKALVEVDGDMDKAVDYLREKGIAKAEKKADRVAAEGLSAVVTEGNKAAIVEVNSETDFVAKNENFQALVQELAEHILAENPASVDAMLEQDFKGTGVTVQSHINTAISKIGEKLSLRRFTVVEKEDGDVFGSYLHMGGRIGVLALIGSSSDEELAKDIAMHVAAINPTYVSRDEVTGDVVEREREVLKQQALNEGKPEAIVEKMVEGRLSKFFEQVCLLDQPFVKDGDQKVGKYVKAKNASVKTFVRYEVGEGIEKREDNFAEEVMSQVKK, encoded by the coding sequence ATGGCAGTTACAGCTAGTATGGTAAAAGAACTTCGTGAAAAAACAGGCGCGGGCATGATGGATTGTAAAAAAGCCCTTGTTGAAGTAGATGGAGATATGGATAAAGCGGTTGATTATCTTCGTGAAAAGGGAATCGCAAAAGCAGAGAAAAAAGCGGATCGTGTAGCAGCAGAAGGTTTGTCTGCGGTTGTAACAGAAGGAAACAAAGCAGCAATTGTTGAAGTGAATTCTGAAACAGACTTTGTTGCTAAAAACGAAAACTTCCAAGCGTTAGTACAAGAGCTTGCAGAGCACATTCTTGCAGAAAACCCTGCAAGCGTTGATGCTATGCTTGAACAAGACTTTAAAGGTACTGGTGTAACAGTGCAATCGCACATCAACACAGCGATCTCTAAAATTGGAGAAAAGCTTTCCCTTCGTCGCTTTACGGTTGTTGAAAAAGAGGATGGAGATGTATTTGGCTCGTACCTTCACATGGGTGGACGCATTGGTGTCTTAGCTCTTATCGGTTCTTCTTCTGATGAAGAACTAGCAAAAGATATTGCGATGCATGTAGCAGCAATTAATCCAACTTATGTATCTCGCGATGAGGTCACTGGGGATGTTGTTGAGCGTGAGCGTGAAGTGCTGAAGCAACAAGCACTTAATGAAGGAAAGCCTGAAGCAATCGTTGAAAAAATGGTTGAAGGACGTTTGAGCAAATTCTTTGAACAAGTTTGTTTGCTTGATCAACCTTTTGTTAAAGACGGCGATCAAAAAGTAGGGAAATATGTAAAAGCAAAAAATGCTTCTGTTAAAACGTTTGTTCGCTATGAAGTTGGCGAAGGAATTGAGAAGCGTGAAGATAATTTTGCAGAAGAAGTTATGTCACAGGTGAAAAAATAA
- the rpsB gene encoding 30S ribosomal protein S2: MAVISMKQLLEAGVHFGHQTRRWNPKMDRYIFTERNGIYIIDLQKTVKKVETAYNFVRDLAADGGKVLFVGTKKQAQDSVRDEAIRCGMYYINQRWLGGTLTNFETIQKRITRLKNLEKMQEDGTFDVLPKKEVILLKKEMDRLEKFLGGIKDMNGVPDALFVIDPRKERIAIAEAHKLNIPIVAIVDTNCDPDEIDYVIPGNDDAIRAVKLLTGKMADAVIEATSGEEEVDVEETTTA, translated from the coding sequence GTGGCAGTTATCTCCATGAAACAATTGTTAGAAGCAGGTGTTCACTTCGGTCACCAGACTCGTCGTTGGAACCCTAAAATGGATCGCTACATCTTCACAGAAAGAAACGGAATTTACATTATTGACCTTCAAAAGACGGTCAAGAAAGTTGAGACTGCGTACAACTTTGTTCGCGATCTTGCAGCTGACGGAGGCAAAGTCCTTTTCGTTGGTACTAAGAAACAAGCACAAGATTCAGTGCGTGACGAAGCAATTCGTTGCGGAATGTACTACATCAACCAACGCTGGCTTGGTGGTACGTTAACGAACTTCGAGACAATTCAAAAGCGTATTACGCGCCTTAAGAACCTCGAAAAAATGCAAGAGGATGGCACGTTTGATGTGCTTCCAAAGAAAGAAGTTATCTTGCTTAAAAAAGAAATGGATCGCCTTGAGAAGTTTCTAGGCGGAATTAAAGACATGAATGGTGTACCAGATGCATTGTTCGTTATTGATCCACGTAAAGAACGCATTGCAATTGCGGAAGCTCATAAATTGAACATTCCAATCGTTGCAATTGTCGATACAAACTGTGATCCAGATGAGATTGATTACGTGATTCCAGGAAACGATGATGCTATTCGTGCAGTTAAACTTTTAACTGGAAAAATGGCTGATGCCGTAATCGAAGCTACTTCTGGTGAAGAAGAAGTCGACGTTGAAGAAACAACAACAGCGTAA
- a CDS encoding FliA/WhiG family RNA polymerase sigma factor — MDIEADLWKCWNETKSDLAAEKLIQHYMPLVTYHVQRISNGLPISITKDEMKSHALEGLLDAITKFDSSRALKFDTYASFRIRGAMIDGLRKEDRLPRTIREKIKKMEQVTESLEQLKGRAIGIEELASAMDMPEKDIATLKYEQYSSHNLSIDDVMSGSDEQQYAYQFQDLAAKAPESKLVEADTKEELAIAIRKLSENEQLVVQLSYYEELTLTEIGRVLDLSTSRISQIHARAINKLRQALFKKEFVR, encoded by the coding sequence ATGGATATTGAAGCAGATCTATGGAAGTGTTGGAATGAAACGAAGTCAGATCTGGCAGCTGAAAAGCTTATTCAGCATTATATGCCTCTTGTCACGTATCATGTACAGCGAATTTCAAATGGCCTGCCTATTTCGATTACAAAAGATGAAATGAAAAGCCATGCACTTGAAGGCTTGTTGGACGCTATAACAAAGTTTGATTCAAGCCGAGCTTTAAAATTTGATACGTATGCATCTTTTCGCATCCGTGGAGCAATGATTGATGGATTAAGGAAGGAAGATCGTTTGCCTAGAACGATTCGAGAAAAAATTAAAAAAATGGAGCAAGTCACAGAATCACTTGAGCAATTAAAAGGGAGAGCCATTGGTATAGAAGAGCTGGCAAGTGCTATGGATATGCCCGAAAAAGACATTGCAACACTAAAATATGAACAATATTCAAGTCATAACCTTTCGATTGATGATGTAATGAGTGGCTCTGACGAACAACAGTATGCTTATCAATTTCAAGATTTAGCAGCAAAGGCTCCTGAATCAAAGTTAGTAGAAGCTGATACAAAAGAGGAGCTTGCGATTGCCATACGCAAATTAAGTGAGAATGAACAGTTAGTCGTTCAACTAAGTTATTACGAAGAATTGACATTAACAGAAATAGGGCGTGTCTTGGATTTGTCAACTTCTAGAATCTCACAAATCCACGCTCGTGCAATTAATAAGCTTCGGCAAGCGTTGTTTAAAAAAGAATTTGTTCGATAG
- a CDS encoding chemotaxis protein CheD, with amino-acid sequence MTGHETISIGEWHLIKGTGKLRTCGLGSCVGVVLFDKKKKLAGMVHIMLPDSKKARKGKLNPWRYADTALELLHKQLLEAGASEIGAKLAGGAQMFKYAVQQEFMQIGERNILAVLHVLEALHIPVVATDTGGATGRTIEFDVVTSELVVRTANKRQTII; translated from the coding sequence ATGACAGGGCATGAGACGATCTCTATTGGGGAATGGCATTTAATTAAAGGCACAGGTAAATTGCGAACATGCGGACTGGGTTCATGTGTAGGCGTTGTGTTATTTGATAAAAAGAAGAAGTTAGCCGGAATGGTGCACATTATGTTACCTGATTCAAAGAAAGCTCGGAAAGGGAAGTTGAATCCTTGGCGATACGCAGATACAGCTCTTGAGCTATTACATAAGCAGCTATTGGAAGCTGGGGCTAGTGAAATTGGCGCTAAACTAGCAGGTGGAGCGCAAATGTTTAAATATGCTGTTCAACAAGAATTTATGCAAATTGGAGAACGGAATATTTTAGCCGTTTTACACGTTCTTGAAGCATTACACATCCCAGTTGTTGCGACTGATACAGGAGGGGCAACTGGGCGAACAATTGAGTTTGATGTTGTAACTTCAGAATTAGTTGTTCGAACGGCGAACAAGAGGCAAACCATCATTTAA
- a CDS encoding chemotaxis protein CheC: MNDQLDVMKEVANISTGYAATALSDFLACGVSMKVPQASYFQLEDLPRLAPAQHQKWAAVYAPVNGEVAGGMFFIASIHSAQMLATQLLKGHLKHMSSSLEDDQLAHSAFQEVGNIVIGSYLTALSEIATVNCYPLVTELSIDFAGALLAEAAFYLAEDEQFVLMETTMAIQEINQKIDGLLLFIPDTDSVAFLIERLRMTYHDRA, from the coding sequence GTGAATGATCAATTAGATGTGATGAAAGAAGTGGCGAATATTAGTACAGGTTACGCAGCTACGGCATTATCTGATTTTTTGGCTTGCGGGGTCTCGATGAAAGTTCCTCAAGCATCTTATTTTCAGCTTGAAGATTTACCAAGGCTTGCTCCAGCTCAACATCAAAAATGGGCAGCGGTTTATGCACCTGTTAATGGCGAAGTAGCTGGTGGAATGTTTTTTATTGCTTCCATTCATTCAGCACAAATGTTGGCAACTCAGTTATTAAAAGGGCATTTAAAACACATGTCTAGTTCATTAGAAGACGATCAGTTAGCACATTCTGCTTTTCAAGAAGTTGGGAACATCGTGATAGGTTCATATTTAACAGCTCTATCTGAAATAGCTACGGTAAATTGCTATCCTCTTGTAACAGAGTTATCTATTGATTTTGCGGGAGCACTGCTTGCTGAAGCCGCGTTTTATTTGGCTGAAGACGAACAGTTTGTATTAATGGAAACGACAATGGCTATTCAAGAAATTAATCAAAAGATTGATGGATTGCTTTTATTTATTCCAGATACTGATTCAGTTGCTTTTTTAATAGAACGTTTAAGGATGACCTATCATGACAGGGCATGA
- a CDS encoding CheB methylesterase domain-containing protein produces the protein MKKIAIVSSSNFRCQFIYLLLEGESVTLFSNPKHVEEPFYDIIIYAPIHEENINVFPNHKLIVVQEGDMKPSFSGRHVPFEVTNPSNVKRKIWMHINQLHSERANTLTGGIVAIGSSTGGPLSLQTVLKPLPATFDVPIVIAQHMPADFTRVLARRLNQIVGIRVKEAHHLERLEAGTAYVAPGGKQMTIQVSGDKDAVIHINEPEGTDLYHPSINYLFESVALYEWKIVVLLTGMGSDGAGALAKLKQSSQTTIIAESQQTATIFGIPNAAIKTGLVDEVLPNNEIGEWLVGKGGKP, from the coding sequence GTGAAAAAAATAGCGATAGTTAGTTCGTCCAATTTTAGATGTCAATTCATCTATTTGCTTCTTGAAGGAGAATCAGTCACTTTATTTTCGAATCCGAAGCATGTGGAAGAGCCATTCTATGACATTATCATTTATGCACCCATTCATGAGGAGAATATAAATGTTTTCCCAAATCATAAATTAATCGTTGTGCAAGAAGGTGATATGAAACCATCCTTTTCAGGTAGGCACGTTCCTTTCGAAGTTACCAATCCATCTAATGTAAAGCGGAAAATATGGATGCATATCAATCAACTTCACTCTGAACGAGCGAACACCTTAACAGGAGGAATCGTCGCAATTGGCTCATCAACCGGTGGTCCATTGTCCTTGCAGACAGTGTTAAAACCGTTACCTGCGACATTTGATGTGCCGATCGTTATTGCTCAACACATGCCTGCTGACTTCACAAGAGTGCTTGCTAGAAGGCTAAACCAAATTGTGGGTATTCGGGTAAAAGAAGCTCATCATTTAGAGCGGCTTGAAGCGGGAACAGCTTATGTAGCTCCCGGGGGGAAGCAGATGACCATTCAAGTGAGTGGTGATAAGGATGCTGTAATCCACATAAATGAGCCCGAAGGAACGGACCTGTATCACCCTTCCATTAACTATTTATTTGAGTCTGTTGCATTGTATGAATGGAAAATTGTAGTCCTTTTAACTGGGATGGGTAGCGATGGCGCTGGGGCTTTAGCGAAACTAAAACAGTCTAGTCAAACCACAATTATAGCCGAATCACAACAAACTGCTACTATTTTTGGGATTCCTAATGCTGCAATAAAAACAGGATTGGTAGATGAGGTTTTACCAAATAACGAGATAGGCGAGTGGCTTGTCGGCAAAGGAGGAAAACCGTGA
- a CDS encoding GTPase, protein MKIRQFVAPTMEQAVKAIRIELGTEAVILHSREVKTGGWFGFFEKTQYQITAGMEVKESTREVDSIKTLSKSTLQKRLSAHLRQMGISEGVRNNLMLTANMIEKSGITNYSTLLNRVLSSNLHVTCKRPGEKRLLFIAGPTGVGKTTTIAKLASEEIFMNKKKAAFITLDTYRIAAVDQLKRYGEILEIPVHVAYDEFDLMRLCEDEADADIIFIDTAGRNYLETGLSAELLAYLKRKEQAELFVALSLAAKASDLIQIIDSFDSEVIAGLILTKKDETRSLGTLLELLYHTNLPIGCVTTGQSVPEDICFPDEAKLLNWLSVEVANANGSSARFERAEE, encoded by the coding sequence ATGAAGATTAGGCAGTTTGTTGCACCGACGATGGAGCAAGCAGTAAAAGCAATTCGGATAGAACTCGGAACGGAAGCGGTCATTCTACATTCTCGTGAAGTAAAAACCGGTGGTTGGTTTGGTTTTTTTGAGAAAACACAGTATCAAATAACTGCCGGAATGGAAGTGAAGGAATCAACTAGAGAGGTAGACTCGATAAAAACGCTTAGTAAATCGACGCTTCAAAAGCGCCTATCAGCTCATCTACGGCAAATGGGTATAAGTGAAGGTGTTAGAAATAATTTGATGTTAACGGCTAATATGATAGAAAAGAGCGGTATTACTAATTATTCAACCTTACTTAATCGAGTGCTTTCTTCAAACTTACATGTAACGTGCAAAAGACCGGGAGAAAAAAGGTTATTGTTTATTGCCGGTCCGACTGGTGTGGGGAAAACAACAACGATTGCTAAGCTAGCGTCTGAAGAGATATTTATGAATAAGAAAAAAGCTGCGTTTATTACATTGGATACATATCGGATCGCTGCAGTTGATCAATTAAAACGTTATGGAGAAATACTGGAGATTCCAGTCCACGTTGCTTATGATGAATTTGATTTAATGCGATTATGTGAAGATGAAGCTGATGCAGATATTATTTTTATTGATACGGCTGGTAGAAATTATTTAGAAACAGGGTTATCTGCCGAGTTGTTGGCTTATTTAAAGCGAAAAGAACAAGCAGAATTGTTTGTTGCTCTTAGTTTGGCAGCAAAAGCATCTGACTTAATTCAAATTATAGACTCATTTGATTCAGAGGTCATCGCAGGACTAATATTAACAAAAAAAGATGAAACAAGATCCCTGGGGACGTTATTAGAATTGCTGTATCATACAAACTTACCAATTGGTTGTGTAACGACAGGTCAAAGCGTTCCAGAAGATATTTGTTTTCCGGACGAAGCTAAATTATTGAACTGGTTAAGTGTGGAGGTGGCGAATGCCAATGGATCAAGCGCAAGGTTTGAGAGAGCTGAAGAGTAG
- the flhA gene encoding flagellar biosynthesis protein FlhA: protein MKARDLSVLAGVILIIVMLIIPLPPFLLDVLIIFNISLSLLILLVAISNKDALEFSIFPTLLLLITLFRLGLSVSTTRSILGNAEAGNVIDTFGSFVIGGNAVVGLVVFLILIIIQFIVITKGAERVSEVGARFTLDAMPGKQMSIDADLNAGLISDRDAKARREKIEKEADFYGSMDGASKFVKGDAIASIIIVIINLVFGLIIGMMQKGMDLTTAASTYTLLTVGDGLVTQIPALLISTATGVIVTKAASEGNLGSDLTKQIFAHPKLLYVTAATIFLLGITTPITKIVTFSIAGILVFAGYRLSKTADFEKELEHTLQDEQHLPEEPTGPESVVQLLQMDPIEFEFGYGLIPLADANQGGDLLDRVVMIRKQMALELGSVIPVIRIRDNISLEPNGYVIKIKGSVVASGDVLLDHYLAMSTGIEDDEITGIEAIEPAFGLPALWVNEEMRDRAEMSGYTVVDPPTVISTHLTEVLKAHAHELLGREETKQLIDHLKESYPTLTEEVTPNPLAIGDIQKVLRNLLREQLSIRNMPVIFETLADYGPLTKDMNVVTEYVRQALARQITEQLTQGSKELYVLTLAGGTEKKIADAIGQNESGSFLALSPNDSQTILQNAANETAKMGELGRQAVILCSPAIRMYMRQLIERYLPNVPVISYNELDPDVEVQSVGVVRAE, encoded by the coding sequence TTGAAAGCAAGAGATTTAAGCGTACTTGCAGGTGTTATTTTAATCATTGTTATGTTGATTATCCCGCTTCCACCTTTTTTACTAGATGTGTTAATTATTTTTAATATCTCACTTTCCTTACTTATCTTACTCGTAGCAATTAGTAACAAAGATGCTTTAGAATTCTCAATCTTTCCTACGTTGCTTTTATTGATCACCCTTTTCCGTTTAGGGCTAAGTGTATCAACGACAAGGTCTATCTTAGGAAATGCAGAAGCAGGAAACGTTATTGATACGTTTGGTAGTTTCGTAATTGGTGGAAACGCGGTAGTTGGCCTTGTTGTGTTTTTAATCTTAATCATTATCCAGTTTATTGTTATTACAAAAGGGGCGGAACGTGTTTCAGAAGTTGGTGCAAGATTTACGTTGGATGCAATGCCGGGGAAACAAATGAGCATTGATGCAGACTTAAATGCTGGATTAATTTCGGATCGCGATGCAAAAGCTCGAAGAGAAAAAATCGAAAAAGAAGCCGATTTTTATGGATCTATGGATGGTGCTAGCAAATTTGTGAAAGGAGATGCAATTGCGAGCATTATCATAGTCATCATTAATTTGGTTTTTGGTCTGATTATAGGCATGATGCAAAAGGGGATGGATTTAACTACCGCAGCAAGTACTTATACGCTCTTAACGGTTGGTGATGGGTTAGTCACACAAATACCTGCCTTACTTATTTCTACTGCCACAGGAGTCATTGTTACAAAAGCTGCTTCAGAGGGGAATCTTGGATCAGATTTAACAAAACAAATTTTTGCTCATCCGAAGCTGTTATATGTCACTGCAGCGACCATTTTTTTACTTGGAATTACAACTCCAATTACTAAGATTGTTACTTTTTCGATTGCGGGGATTCTTGTTTTTGCTGGATATCGTCTTTCTAAAACGGCGGACTTTGAAAAAGAACTTGAGCATACATTGCAGGATGAGCAGCACCTTCCTGAAGAGCCCACTGGACCCGAAAGTGTTGTGCAGTTGTTACAAATGGATCCGATAGAGTTTGAGTTTGGGTATGGTTTGATTCCGCTTGCTGATGCAAATCAGGGAGGGGATCTGCTAGACCGTGTCGTTATGATTCGTAAACAAATGGCCTTGGAACTTGGGTCCGTTATTCCAGTGATTCGTATTCGAGATAATATTTCCCTCGAACCAAACGGTTATGTCATTAAAATAAAAGGTAGCGTTGTTGCAAGTGGAGATGTGCTACTTGATCACTATCTAGCAATGAGCACTGGGATTGAAGATGACGAGATAACAGGAATTGAAGCAATTGAACCAGCATTTGGTTTACCGGCTCTTTGGGTTAATGAAGAAATGAGAGATCGTGCAGAGATGTCTGGCTATACCGTCGTAGATCCGCCAACCGTTATATCAACTCATTTAACTGAAGTATTAAAAGCACATGCCCATGAACTTCTTGGCAGAGAAGAAACAAAGCAGTTAATTGATCACCTTAAAGAATCATACCCGACTTTAACGGAAGAAGTTACACCTAATCCACTTGCTATCGGAGATATTCAAAAGGTTTTACGTAACTTACTAAGAGAACAATTATCGATCCGCAACATGCCTGTCATCTTTGAAACATTGGCTGATTATGGACCATTAACCAAAGATATGAATGTCGTAACAGAATATGTTCGGCAAGCATTAGCTCGCCAAATTACGGAACAACTAACGCAAGGTTCTAAAGAGTTATATGTGTTAACACTTGCTGGAGGGACAGAAAAGAAGATTGCTGATGCGATTGGACAAAACGAGAGTGGTAGTTTCCTTGCCCTATCGCCTAATGATTCACAAACTATCTTGCAAAATGCAGCCAATGAAACTGCTAAGATGGGTGAACTAGGACGGCAAGCCGTCATTTTATGCTCACCAGCAATCCGGATGTATATGCGTCAGTTAATTGAACGTTATTTACCGAACGTACCAGTTATTTCTTATAATGAGCTTGATCCTGACGTTGAAGTACAAAGTGTTGGGGTGGTGAGAGCCGAATGA
- the flhB gene encoding flagellar biosynthesis protein FlhB: MKTLLTMDLQWFSEEKTEKATPKKRLDSRKKGQVPKSQDVNTAFMLFTAFLLFWLFAGPKLFSELQGMMSDMFLRFMNLPVTAENSTALFQQLTWRMGLAVLPIMALTVLAGAFASFVQVGSLLTTEPLKFKLEKLNPIKGAKRIFSARALVELAKSILKITLVGATVTAVIYLNLDSVLLLSQKSITVGAATIGELTVLMGLAAAVLLLLLAIPDYIYQRYDHEKQIRMSKKDVRDEHKTMEGDPKIRARRKQRQMDMAMSRMMQEIPKADVVITNPTHYAVAIKYDQSKADAPVVVAKGMDFMAERIKLIAKQHEVPLVENVALARAMYATIDVSQQVNEEMFQAVAEVLAFVYRLKQKASKNKL; this comes from the coding sequence GGATTTACAGTGGTTCTCTGAAGAAAAAACCGAAAAAGCAACGCCGAAAAAGCGCTTAGATTCTAGAAAAAAAGGACAAGTACCAAAAAGTCAGGATGTAAATACAGCTTTCATGCTTTTTACAGCGTTCCTGCTATTTTGGTTATTTGCTGGTCCGAAGTTGTTTTCAGAGCTACAAGGTATGATGAGTGATATGTTTCTGCGCTTTATGAATTTACCGGTTACCGCCGAGAACAGTACAGCCCTGTTTCAACAACTAACATGGCGTATGGGTCTTGCCGTTTTACCAATTATGGCATTGACTGTACTTGCGGGTGCTTTCGCAAGCTTTGTCCAAGTGGGTTCGTTGTTAACAACAGAGCCGCTCAAATTCAAACTTGAAAAACTAAATCCAATCAAAGGTGCAAAGCGGATTTTTTCCGCAAGAGCCTTAGTTGAGTTGGCTAAATCGATCTTGAAAATTACATTGGTAGGTGCGACTGTAACAGCAGTAATTTATTTGAATCTGGATAGCGTTCTTTTGCTATCTCAAAAAAGTATCACAGTTGGAGCGGCTACTATAGGCGAGTTGACTGTTTTAATGGGACTAGCCGCTGCTGTTCTTTTACTATTATTAGCAATACCTGATTACATCTATCAACGCTATGACCATGAAAAACAAATCCGAATGTCAAAAAAAGACGTGCGGGATGAACATAAAACGATGGAAGGCGACCCTAAAATAAGGGCGCGGAGAAAGCAACGTCAAATGGACATGGCAATGAGCCGCATGATGCAAGAAATACCAAAAGCAGATGTAGTCATTACCAATCCGACACATTATGCGGTGGCCATAAAATATGATCAATCAAAAGCAGATGCCCCTGTGGTTGTAGCAAAAGGAATGGATTTCATGGCGGAACGAATCAAGTTGATTGCAAAGCAACATGAAGTCCCTTTAGTTGAAAATGTAGCTTTAGCCAGAGCCATGTATGCGACAATTGATGTTTCGCAACAAGTAAATGAAGAGATGTTTCAAGCTGTCGCAGAGGTGCTTGCTTTTGTTTATCGTTTGAAACAAAAAGCAAGTAAAAACAAGTTGTAA